A window from Pseudomonas sp. Tri1 encodes these proteins:
- the neuB gene encoding N-acetylneuraminate synthase — MKNQKVYVIAEAGVNHNGERDLAFRLIDAAAAAGADAVKFQTFSADLLASQFAPKANYQKATTSDSESQLEMLRKLELPRQWHIELQAYARVQGIEFLSTAFDIASLEFLAGLDMPMYKIPSGEITNGPLLWRFARTSKPLIVSTGMATLSEVEQALAIIAHARLNEEEPGHLDEVWKCWAQAGARESLQGWVTLLHCTSQYPTPMREVNLRAMDTLASTFSLPVGYSDHTAGGLISTAAVARGACVIEKHFTLDRAMPGPDHAASLEPDELKCLVSDIRDLEIALGDSFKIPQPSEWDTRLAARQQIIASKPIQKGSVIESDQLSTARCGSGLMPTHIWNLVGQVSLRDYAAGEVIQ; from the coding sequence ATGAAGAATCAGAAGGTTTATGTCATCGCAGAGGCCGGTGTCAATCACAATGGAGAGCGTGATCTTGCGTTCCGCCTGATCGACGCTGCAGCTGCAGCTGGCGCTGACGCAGTCAAGTTTCAGACATTCAGCGCCGATCTTCTCGCTTCACAGTTTGCGCCAAAAGCAAACTACCAGAAGGCTACGACATCAGATTCGGAAAGCCAGCTGGAAATGCTGCGCAAGCTGGAATTGCCCCGGCAATGGCATATAGAACTTCAAGCCTATGCTCGCGTTCAAGGTATCGAATTTTTGTCCACGGCGTTTGATATCGCCAGCCTGGAGTTTCTAGCCGGTCTCGACATGCCCATGTACAAGATTCCATCGGGGGAGATCACCAATGGGCCACTGCTTTGGCGCTTCGCGCGTACTTCCAAGCCTCTGATCGTTTCAACTGGTATGGCTACTCTGAGTGAAGTGGAGCAGGCCCTGGCGATCATTGCGCATGCACGGCTGAACGAGGAAGAACCCGGTCACCTGGACGAGGTTTGGAAATGCTGGGCACAAGCCGGTGCTCGTGAATCCTTGCAAGGTTGGGTGACTTTGCTTCACTGCACGTCGCAGTACCCGACGCCCATGCGTGAAGTCAATCTGCGAGCTATGGATACACTGGCTTCGACTTTTTCTCTCCCTGTTGGCTATTCGGATCATACGGCAGGGGGGCTGATTTCCACGGCAGCCGTTGCGCGGGGGGCCTGTGTGATTGAAAAACATTTTACCCTCGATCGTGCAATGCCGGGGCCGGATCATGCCGCGTCGTTAGAGCCTGATGAACTCAAATGTCTGGTCTCGGACATCCGAGATTTGGAAATCGCCCTTGGGGATTCCTTCAAGATACCGCAACCGAGCGAATGGGATACCCGGTTGGCTGCAAGGCAACAGATCATCGCATCGAAACCAATTCAAAAGGGTAGCGTCATCGAATCCGATCAATTGAGCACTGCTCGCTGTGGTTCGGGGTTGATGCCTACCCATATCTGGAATTTGGTAGGACAGGTCTCGCTACGCGATTACGCAGCAGGAGAAGTTATCCAGTGA